The following proteins come from a genomic window of Dongia rigui:
- a CDS encoding ABC transporter substrate-binding protein: protein MIDPRKEFMAQLRRYQMGSISRRHFLGVTGLGTAMAVMGAAMPGLLPRKAYAGNIGDKVSLATWPNYHDPKNFEKFKELTGADVEVSVFGSNEEFLAKLQAGGTGWDVFVPTNYTVSTHADLGLIEPLDLSKIPNYDIAAQDAKLIGEGTVKGTVYGAAKDWGTTGFAVNTAKVKENPTTWKEFWDLTRGAYSGRVTVHDYQLTTIGNALKYYGYSFNSNDEKELADAEKLLLEAKPHLFAITSDYQPAFRNGDAWLGICWTGDGKQLHRDIPEIVYVLGKEGGEVWTDFYAVPKSAPNREGGYALINFLLDPTVNATEVQFHGQPSTDSRTNKLLPAEMLNDPIMYPAADLLSALEFGSAATFTNPARAEILARFKAA from the coding sequence ATGATCGATCCACGCAAGGAGTTCATGGCCCAGCTGCGTCGCTACCAGATGGGCTCGATCTCGCGCCGCCATTTCCTCGGCGTTACCGGCCTCGGCACCGCGATGGCGGTGATGGGTGCCGCCATGCCCGGCCTGCTGCCCAGGAAGGCCTATGCCGGCAATATCGGCGACAAGGTGTCGCTGGCGACCTGGCCGAACTATCACGACCCCAAGAACTTCGAGAAGTTCAAGGAACTGACCGGCGCCGATGTCGAGGTCAGCGTCTTCGGCTCGAATGAAGAATTCCTGGCGAAACTCCAGGCCGGCGGCACCGGCTGGGACGTCTTCGTCCCCACCAATTACACCGTCTCCACCCATGCCGATCTCGGCCTGATCGAGCCCTTGGATCTTTCGAAGATCCCCAATTACGACATCGCCGCGCAGGATGCGAAGCTGATCGGCGAAGGCACCGTGAAGGGCACCGTCTATGGCGCCGCCAAGGATTGGGGCACCACGGGCTTTGCCGTCAACACGGCGAAGGTCAAGGAGAACCCGACCACATGGAAGGAATTCTGGGACCTGACCCGCGGTGCCTATAGCGGCCGCGTCACGGTGCATGACTACCAGCTCACCACCATCGGCAATGCGCTGAAATACTACGGCTACTCCTTCAACTCGAATGACGAGAAGGAACTGGCCGATGCCGAGAAGCTGCTGCTCGAGGCGAAGCCCCATCTTTTCGCCATCACCTCGGATTATCAGCCGGCCTTCCGCAACGGCGATGCGTGGCTCGGCATCTGCTGGACCGGCGACGGCAAGCAGCTGCACCGCGATATTCCGGAAATCGTCTACGTGCTCGGCAAGGAAGGCGGCGAGGTCTGGACCGATTTCTACGCCGTCCCGAAATCGGCGCCCAACCGCGAAGGCGGCTATGCGCTGATCAACTTCCTGCTCGATCCGACCGTCAATGCGACGGAAGTGCAGTTCCACGGCCAGCCCTCGACCGACAGCCGCACCAATAAGCTGCTGCCGGCTGAAATGCTGAACGATCCGATCATGTATCCGGCGGCCGATCTGCTGTCGGCGCTGGAGTTCGGCTCGGCCGCGACCTTCACAAACCCGGCGCGTGCCGAAATCCTGGCGCGCTTCAAAGCCGCTTAA
- a CDS encoding ABC transporter permease codes for MARARKWDWTAILLMSPSFAIFLALLVLPIIVVLVLSFGERAEAGGYEAAFTLAQYANLPARWAAFRNTLSLAPTGTILCLLAAYPLAYFLAVKASPRSKLLLLILVIVPFWTSFLIRTYAWIFILGGKGIPALLDWVGIPDVRLINTPFAVLLGIVYAYLPLMVFPIFVSLEKLDKRLLEASEDLGASPWATFRQVTLPLSAPGVATGCMLVFILLMGEYLIPALLGGGKVFFIGNALVDLFLQSRNWPFGSAVAVSLVAIMLVTVTLYLRLTLNRRGFRDQSLV; via the coding sequence ATGGCACGGGCAAGGAAATGGGACTGGACGGCAATTCTTCTGATGTCGCCGTCCTTTGCCATCTTCCTGGCCCTGCTGGTGCTGCCCATCATTGTCGTCCTGGTCCTAAGTTTCGGTGAGCGCGCGGAGGCCGGCGGTTACGAAGCGGCCTTCACGCTAGCCCAATACGCCAACCTGCCGGCCCGCTGGGCGGCGTTCCGCAACACGCTGTCGCTGGCGCCGACGGGCACCATCCTGTGTCTCCTCGCCGCCTATCCGCTGGCTTATTTCCTCGCCGTGAAGGCCAGCCCGCGCAGCAAGCTGCTGCTCCTCATCCTGGTCATCGTGCCTTTCTGGACCAGTTTTCTCATCCGCACCTATGCCTGGATCTTCATCCTTGGCGGCAAGGGCATTCCGGCTCTCCTCGACTGGGTCGGCATTCCCGATGTCCGGCTCATCAACACGCCCTTCGCCGTGCTGCTCGGCATCGTCTATGCCTATCTGCCGCTGATGGTGTTCCCGATTTTCGTCAGCCTCGAAAAACTGGACAAGCGCCTCCTCGAAGCCTCGGAAGATCTCGGCGCCTCGCCCTGGGCGACCTTCCGCCAGGTGACGCTGCCGCTCTCGGCACCGGGTGTCGCCACCGGCTGCATGCTGGTCTTCATTCTGCTGATGGGCGAATACCTCATCCCCGCTCTGCTTGGCGGCGGCAAGGTGTTCTTCATCGGCAATGCGCTGGTGGACCTGTTCCTGCAATCGCGCAACTGGCCGTTCGGTTCGGCGGTTGCCGTCAGCCTCGTCGCCATCATGTTGGTGACGGTGACGCTCTATTTGCGCCTGACCCTCAACCGTCGCGGATTCCGCGACCAGTCTTTGGTTTAA